From the genome of Pseudomonas mohnii:
GACTGTTCGAGCCGCCGCCGATCAGGCAGATGCTGCGGCTTTGTAAGCCATTGTGGCGCAACAGGTCCAGTCCATATCGCAAACCGAAGGTGGTGCCTTCGACCACGGCACGGCACAGATTGGCTTGGGTCAGGTTGCTCATGGTCAGGCCCAGCACGCTGCCGGTGGCATGGGGCAGGGCGGGCACGCGTTCGCCGTTGAGGAATGGCAGCATGCACACGCCTTCAGCGCCGATGGGGGCCTGGGCCACGAGTGCGTTGAAACACTCGATATCCAGATCGAACAGCTCGCGAATCACCCCCGTGGCGTTGGTCAGGTTCATGGTGCAAATCAACGGCAGCCAGCCGCCGCTGGAGGAGCAAAAAGTCGCCACCGCAGCGTCCGGGCTGACCTTCGGCTGATCGGCATAGGCGTACACCGTCCCGGACGAGCCGAGACTCATGGTGATCGCGCCGGGTTTGATGTTGCCCGTGCCGATGGCGCCCATCATGTTGTCGCCGCCGCCGCTGGACACCCGCGCGCGCGGGTTGATGCCCAGGTGATCGGCGATGCCCGGCAGCAGGGTGCCGACGGCGGCGTGAGCATCGATCAGTTCCGGCAACGCCGCTTGCAAGCGCCCACTGGGGTCGATGTCACGCAACAACTGCAAATCCCATTGGCGAGTGCGCACATTGAAGTAGCCCGTGCCGGAGGCATCGCCGTACTCGCTGCAGCTGCGCCCGGTGAGCCAGTAGTTAAGGTAATCGTGGGGCAGCATCACATGAGCAATGCGGGAGAAAATCTCGGGATGCTGCTCTCGGGTCCATAACAGTTTGGACACGGTGTAGCCCGGGGCAATGACCACGCCCAGGCGTTCCAGCGAGCCTTTATCGCCGCCCAGATGCGTGAGCAGTCGGTCGTTCTCGTCGGCGGTTTCGGTGTCGCACCAGAGTTTGGCCGGACGCAGCACCTTACCTTGATGGTCGAGCAGCACCAAGCCGTGTTGCTGGCCGGAAACCCCCATGCCGAGGATGGCCTGGCCATCGACATCGGCTGCCAGCAAGGCGCGTCGGGTGGCGAGGGTCAACGCGTCCAGCCACTGCGCCGGGTCCTGTTCACGGCGGCCATTGGCACCACTGATCAGCTTGTGCGCAGCAGCGCCCTGGCCCAGCACCTGTCCGCTGAGGGCGTCGAGAATGATGGCTTTGGTGCCTTGGGTGCCGCAGTCGATGCCGAGGAAGAGTTGATGGTTTGTCATGGCGGGTCCTGTTTGTCAGGTCGATCTGGGTGACCATTGAGCATCTGCGTTGTCTGTCAGGTCGTCATCGCGGGCAAGCCCGCTCCCACAGTAGTCCGTGGTGAAGCAGATATTTGTGAACGGCATTGATACCTGTGGGAGCGGGCTTGCCCGCGATGACGGCAGCAGCTTCAACACAGGACTTATGCCAGAATCCGCTCCAGCGTCCGCGTCACCCCAACATCGCGCAAGCTGTTGCAGCACCACTCAAACGCCGCGACAAACTCCGCCGAGCGCGGGATCACCGCGCCAAAGATCTCCTCGACGCCCAACATCCGTTGGGTGATCAATGCATCATCGACCACCAGCGCCTGACAGAACGCTGCCCGAGGGTCGGGGATGGCGTAGGTGTCACCGTTTTCGTCCACGCCTTTGAGGTACAAGGCCCAGGCGGCCACGACCAGCGCCGCCCGTTTGGTATCCCGGCCGTCGGCGATCAGGCGGTTGATGGTCGGTACGGTGAATTTCGGAAACTTCGACGAACCGTCCGAGCACACGCGCTCCAGTTGATCGGCAATCGCCTGGTTGGAAAAACGTGCCACCAGCGTGTTTTTGTACTCGGTCAGGTCGATTCCGGGTACCGCAGACAGCTGCGGGGTC
Proteins encoded in this window:
- the xylB gene encoding xylulokinase; this translates as MTNHQLFLGIDCGTQGTKAIILDALSGQVLGQGAAAHKLISGANGRREQDPAQWLDALTLATRRALLAADVDGQAILGMGVSGQQHGLVLLDHQGKVLRPAKLWCDTETADENDRLLTHLGGDKGSLERLGVVIAPGYTVSKLLWTREQHPEIFSRIAHVMLPHDYLNYWLTGRSCSEYGDASGTGYFNVRTRQWDLQLLRDIDPSGRLQAALPELIDAHAAVGTLLPGIADHLGINPRARVSSGGGDNMMGAIGTGNIKPGAITMSLGSSGTVYAYADQPKVSPDAAVATFCSSSGGWLPLICTMNLTNATGVIRELFDLDIECFNALVAQAPIGAEGVCMLPFLNGERVPALPHATGSVLGLTMSNLTQANLCRAVVEGTTFGLRYGLDLLRHNGLQSRSICLIGGGSNSQVWRQIVADTMNTPVICTEQSEAAALGAAIQAAWCTSWANGHEDSLEDLCERCVKFDLASETLPIADNVAAYQQAYERYRQHVATL